In the uncultured Methanolobus sp. genome, one interval contains:
- a CDS encoding DUF3467 domain-containing protein has product MNDKPEKVNKKKSVRIELHKPEDFKQVYSIGAVGGHSPYDFRIGFYNDMPMARDNAGEQVIQRRLETEVIMSPLAAVELVRWLNQHIQNYEAAFGPIAKPQMGVKKKPEAVQDSTEIQGYM; this is encoded by the coding sequence ATGAATGATAAACCGGAAAAAGTTAATAAAAAGAAGAGTGTAAGGATTGAGCTTCATAAGCCAGAGGATTTTAAGCAGGTTTATTCAATTGGTGCTGTGGGCGGACACAGTCCTTATGACTTCAGGATTGGCTTCTATAATGACATGCCTATGGCAAGAGACAATGCCGGAGAACAGGTCATACAGAGAAGACTTGAGACCGAGGTAATTATGTCACCTCTGGCAGCTGTGGAACTTGTGCGCTGGTTGAATCAGCATATACAAAACTATGAGGCTGCATTCGGTCCGATTGCAAAGCCGCAGATGGGTGTTAAGAAAAAGCCTGAGGCCGTCCAGGACAGTACTGAGATACAGGGGTACATGTGA